One window of the Chitinophaga niabensis genome contains the following:
- a CDS encoding elongation factor G produces the protein MKMYDEKHIKNIVLIGAAKSGKTTLAEDMLFEAGIISKRGTVEERNTVSDYHEVEHERGNSVYATLAHTEWRDYKINIIDTPGSEDFVGEVISSIRVCDTAVLLLHAYNGVEVGTELIWDYIDQYNKPTILAINHLDHENANYTQTLEQARAFFGPAVTVMQYPINQGPGFNAIIDLLKMTMYRFPAGGGKPEKLPIPPEEQEQADKLHNELVEKAAENDDALMELFFEKGSLDEDELRQGLKIGMMKHQVFPVFCLCARSNMGSGRMMGFIDNVAPSAVEMPPEQTEEGKEIPCDPAGPTCLFIFKTLLEPHIGKLSFFKVMSGELKAGQELYNEKGNVSERLNQLFIADGKNRQPVERLRSGDIGCTLKLKNTFTNHTLNDKNYNAQVDPIHFPAPKVRVAIVAKNKGDDEKLSEVLSEIHMEDPTLEIEYNRELNQVILHGQGDLHLLVTKWRLENIYNMPVDYLPARIPYRETIQKPAMSSYRHKKQSGGAGQFGEVFMKIEPYYEGMPAFKEYTVRETEEIALNWGGKLVFNNCIVGGAIDTRFLPSILKGVMEKMQEGPLTGSYVRDIRVSVYDGKMHPVDSNDISFKIAGMMAFREAFHQAAPQLLEPVYDLEASAPGAMMGDIMSELQSHRSIITGMDSGNASQVIKARTPQAELDKLYSSLRNVTQGKAKVKAVFAEYAPVPADVQKKLSEDYKKTEAQNGQH, from the coding sequence ATGAAAATGTATGATGAAAAACACATTAAGAACATTGTGCTCATTGGCGCTGCCAAGAGCGGAAAAACCACGCTGGCTGAGGACATGTTGTTCGAAGCCGGCATTATCAGTAAAAGGGGTACTGTTGAAGAAAGGAACACCGTGTCCGACTACCACGAAGTGGAGCATGAAAGGGGAAACTCTGTGTATGCTACCCTGGCCCATACGGAGTGGCGGGATTACAAGATCAATATCATAGACACGCCGGGGTCTGAGGATTTTGTGGGGGAGGTCATCTCTTCCATCCGGGTTTGCGATACAGCGGTTTTGCTGCTGCATGCGTATAACGGGGTGGAAGTTGGAACAGAACTGATCTGGGATTATATCGACCAATACAATAAACCTACTATCCTCGCTATCAATCACCTGGACCATGAAAACGCTAACTATACCCAAACGCTGGAACAGGCGCGGGCATTTTTTGGTCCGGCCGTAACGGTGATGCAATACCCGATCAACCAGGGGCCGGGTTTCAATGCCATCATCGATCTGTTGAAAATGACGATGTACCGCTTTCCGGCAGGAGGTGGTAAACCGGAGAAATTACCTATTCCGCCGGAAGAACAGGAACAGGCGGATAAATTGCATAATGAACTGGTAGAGAAAGCCGCTGAAAATGATGATGCCCTTATGGAACTGTTCTTCGAGAAAGGGAGTCTTGATGAAGATGAACTGCGGCAGGGATTGAAAATAGGCATGATGAAACACCAGGTATTCCCGGTGTTCTGTCTTTGTGCACGCAGTAATATGGGCAGCGGCCGCATGATGGGGTTCATAGACAATGTTGCCCCTTCCGCCGTGGAAATGCCGCCTGAACAAACAGAAGAAGGAAAAGAAATTCCCTGCGATCCTGCAGGCCCTACCTGTTTGTTCATTTTCAAAACTTTACTGGAGCCGCATATCGGTAAACTTTCCTTCTTCAAAGTAATGAGCGGGGAACTGAAAGCCGGGCAGGAGTTGTACAATGAAAAAGGCAATGTATCTGAAAGACTGAACCAGTTGTTCATTGCAGATGGAAAGAACCGCCAGCCCGTTGAACGCCTGCGTTCCGGAGATATCGGCTGCACACTCAAACTGAAAAATACTTTCACCAATCATACACTCAATGATAAGAACTACAATGCGCAGGTGGACCCTATTCACTTCCCTGCTCCCAAAGTACGGGTGGCCATTGTAGCAAAAAATAAAGGCGATGATGAAAAACTCAGTGAAGTGCTGAGTGAGATACACATGGAAGATCCCACACTTGAAATTGAATACAATCGTGAATTGAACCAGGTGATCCTCCATGGCCAGGGCGATCTGCATCTGCTGGTCACTAAATGGCGGCTGGAGAATATCTATAACATGCCCGTGGATTATCTGCCTGCGCGGATCCCTTATCGGGAAACCATTCAGAAACCGGCGATGAGTTCTTACCGGCATAAGAAACAATCCGGTGGTGCAGGGCAGTTTGGAGAAGTGTTTATGAAGATAGAACCTTACTATGAAGGCATGCCGGCATTCAAGGAATATACAGTCCGTGAAACGGAAGAGATTGCATTGAACTGGGGAGGAAAACTGGTGTTCAACAATTGTATTGTAGGTGGGGCTATTGATACGCGTTTTCTCCCGTCTATCCTGAAAGGAGTGATGGAGAAGATGCAGGAAGGACCACTTACCGGTTCTTATGTCCGGGATATACGGGTGAGTGTATACGATGGTAAAATGCATCCGGTAGATAGCAATGATATCTCTTTCAAGATAGCAGGCATGATGGCATTCCGGGAAGCTTTCCACCAGGCGGCGCCGCAGTTGCTGGAGCCGGTATATGACCTGGAAGCTTCTGCTCCCGGAGCGATGATGGGAGATATTATGAGTGAACTGCAAAGCCACCGGAGTATTATTACAGGCATGGATAGTGGTAACGCCAGCCAGGTGATCAAAGCACGGACGCCGCAGGCTGAGCTGGATAAATTGTATTCTTCCTTACGGAATGTTACGCAGGGGAAGGCTAAAGTGAAAGCGGTTTTTGCGGAGTATGCGCCCGTGCCGGCAGATGTGCAGAAGAAACTGAGTGAGGATTATAAGAAAACGGAGGCGCAGAATGGGCAGCATTGA
- a CDS encoding ABC transporter ATP-binding protein: MKLLLKYLKGFKWLIVFALLLATVNQVFSLMDPWIFGKIIDRFANIPHEGGRSLNEYLIGVLLLLLASIGVAMVSRIAKAFQDYFVSVVTQKLGAQMYTDGLKHSMRLPYQDFEDQRSGETLAVLQKVRLDSEKFISQFINILFTTLIGVVFVMIFAYSVHWSLVFVYLGGSVILGWLMNILSKKIKGIQKNIVKETTVLAGATTESLRNIELVKSLGLTHQEIRRLNSNTMKILLLELKKVRSIRSISFVQGTFVNLLRSSILFILLYLAYRDTATVGQIFTLQLYSFFLFGPLQELGNIILAYREAEVSLGNFERILNSPVESTPSNPKKLSDIRELTFEHAGFKHLTALNKALDDINFSVKLGETIAFVGPSGSGKTTLVKLLVGLYHPGEGRILYNGLDASSIDIEELRHQIGFVTQDTQLFSGTIRENLLFVNPRATEEELMSALQRAACYSLLARAENGIDTVIGEGGIKISGGEKQRLSIARALLRHPRLLVFDEATSALDSITEEEITQTVRNVTSSREHITVMIAHRLSTIMHADRIYVLEKGRIVETGTHHDLLSEKGLYYAMWRQQIGERKTLEPAQPA, from the coding sequence ATGAAATTGTTGCTCAAATATCTGAAAGGCTTTAAATGGCTGATAGTATTTGCATTACTGTTAGCTACCGTAAACCAGGTCTTCTCCCTGATGGACCCCTGGATCTTCGGAAAGATCATAGACAGGTTTGCGAATATCCCCCACGAGGGCGGGCGTTCCCTGAATGAATACCTCATAGGCGTACTGTTACTGTTGCTGGCCTCCATTGGGGTAGCCATGGTTTCCAGGATCGCCAAGGCCTTCCAGGACTACTTTGTAAGTGTGGTGACCCAGAAACTGGGCGCCCAGATGTATACGGACGGGTTGAAGCACTCCATGCGGCTTCCCTACCAGGACTTTGAAGACCAACGTTCCGGTGAAACCCTTGCTGTGCTGCAAAAAGTGCGGTTAGACAGTGAGAAGTTCATTTCCCAGTTCATCAATATCCTGTTCACCACCCTCATAGGCGTGGTGTTTGTAATGATCTTTGCTTACAGTGTTCACTGGTCACTGGTGTTTGTGTACCTGGGTGGTTCCGTGATCCTGGGCTGGCTCATGAACATCCTCAGTAAAAAGATCAAGGGTATCCAGAAGAACATTGTAAAAGAAACAACCGTACTGGCAGGTGCCACCACGGAATCCCTCCGGAACATTGAACTGGTGAAGAGCCTTGGCCTTACCCACCAGGAGATCCGCCGGCTGAATTCCAACACCATGAAGATCCTGCTGCTGGAACTGAAAAAAGTGCGCAGCATCCGCAGTATTTCTTTTGTACAGGGTACTTTTGTGAACCTGCTGCGTTCGTCTATCCTCTTCATCCTGCTGTACCTCGCTTACCGCGATACAGCAACTGTTGGACAGATCTTCACCTTACAGCTCTATTCTTTCTTCCTCTTTGGCCCATTGCAGGAGTTAGGGAATATCATTCTCGCCTATCGCGAAGCGGAAGTTTCCCTCGGGAATTTTGAACGTATTCTGAACAGCCCTGTAGAAAGCACCCCTTCCAATCCAAAGAAATTATCTGATATCCGCGAACTCACTTTCGAACATGCTGGTTTCAAACACCTCACTGCGCTCAACAAAGCGCTGGACGATATCAATTTCTCTGTGAAACTGGGTGAAACCATTGCTTTTGTAGGTCCTTCAGGAAGTGGCAAAACCACACTGGTGAAATTACTCGTAGGCCTGTATCATCCGGGAGAAGGCAGGATCCTTTACAACGGGCTCGATGCTTCCAGTATTGATATTGAAGAACTGCGTCACCAGATAGGTTTTGTAACACAGGATACGCAACTGTTCTCCGGCACCATCCGCGAGAACCTGCTCTTTGTGAACCCGCGTGCAACAGAAGAAGAATTGATGAGTGCCCTGCAACGTGCTGCCTGTTACAGCCTGCTGGCAAGAGCAGAAAACGGCATAGATACCGTGATCGGTGAAGGGGGTATTAAAATATCCGGCGGAGAAAAACAACGTTTGTCTATTGCCCGTGCTTTATTAAGACACCCGCGTTTGCTGGTATTTGACGAAGCTACCTCCGCACTGGATTCTATTACGGAAGAAGAGATCACCCAAACCGTAAGGAATGTAACTTCCAGCCGGGAACATATTACCGTGATGATCGCTCACCGTTTGTCCACTATCATGCATGCAGACCGTATCTACGTACTGGAAAAAGGCAGGATCGTGGAAACCGGTACGCATCATGATCTGCTGTCAGAGAAAGGATTGTATTATGCAATGTGGCGTCAGCAGATCGGGGAAAGAAAAACACTCGAACCGGCGCAACCCGCCTGA
- a CDS encoding DUF983 domain-containing protein: MTKKRPGYILSLLKMKCPHCRRGDMFKTKNPFHWRLSKIFNMYDNCPVCGQHYELETGFWFGTGYVSYALGVAFSVFTLILYAVIFGMSWWDDSIFYWLGINGVLLVLIQPWLMRISRAVYLYFFVYYDEDTAALPDVDHKHNKRSGHHPTEHSH; this comes from the coding sequence ATGACGAAAAAACGACCCGGTTATATACTGAGCCTGTTAAAAATGAAATGCCCCCATTGCAGGAGAGGTGATATGTTCAAAACAAAGAACCCCTTCCACTGGCGGCTTTCGAAGATCTTTAACATGTACGATAACTGCCCCGTATGCGGTCAGCATTATGAACTGGAAACCGGTTTCTGGTTTGGTACGGGGTACGTGAGTTATGCACTCGGTGTGGCTTTTTCTGTATTTACACTTATTCTGTATGCCGTGATCTTTGGGATGTCCTGGTGGGATGACAGTATCTTCTACTGGCTGGGGATTAACGGAGTTTTGCTGGTATTGATCCAGCCCTGGCTGATGCGCATCTCCCGTGCGGTGTATCTCTACTTCTTCGTTTATTACGATGAAGATACGGCGGCCCTGCCGGATGTTGATCACAAGCATAATAAGCGCTCTGGTCATCATCCGACAGAGCATTCACATTAA